The following coding sequences lie in one Arachis hypogaea cultivar Tifrunner chromosome 4, arahy.Tifrunner.gnm2.J5K5, whole genome shotgun sequence genomic window:
- the LOC140184081 gene encoding uncharacterized protein, producing the protein MCKDESYGWQVYASNITENNYWQIKTFIDDHTCTRETKNRLANREWLACKLVKKLRKYPNLRHSEAAQYFKTKCDLNLNKSSLTKALGDARTIMYGDAAAQYGMVRDYGLTLLKSNPGSTVTVGIIPQPNPDDDPIFEKMYIYLDACKKEFLASCRPLIGLDEAFLKTQHGSQILSAIGQDENNHIYLIAYAMSLLKTLKTRDMQKVVIHLGEIADMVTEQNMGLIHAVNEVFSRCPSQILCLAFMEELQ; encoded by the exons ATGTGTAAGGATGAGAGCTATGGTTGGCAAGTGTATGCTTCTAATATAACTGAGAACAATTACTGGCAGATCAAGACGTTCATAGATGACCATACCTGTACAAGAGAGACCAAAAACAGACTAGCTAATAGGGAGTGGCTAGCCTGCAAATTGGTGAAAAAGCTAAGAAAATATCCTAATCTAAGACACTCTGAGGCTGCACAATATTTTAAGACAAAATGTGATTTGAATCTAAACAAGTCTTCACTGACTAAGGCTTTAGGAGATGCTAGAACTATTATGTATGGTGATGCTGCTGCCCAATATGGGATGGTGAGGGATTATGGGCTGACACTACTGAAGAGTAATCCAGGCTCCACTGTCACAGTTGGTATTATACCTCAACCCAACCCTGATGATGATCCAATCTTTGAGAAGATGTACATTTATTTGGATGCGTGTAAAAAAGAATTTCTGGCTAGTTGCAGACCTCTTATAGGTTTGGATGAAGCTTTTCTGAAGACCCAGCATGGTAGTCAGATCCTGTCCGCTATTGGCCAAGATGAAAATAACCATATATATTTGATTGCCTATGCAATGTCCTTGTTGAAAACACTGAAAACTAGAG ATATGCAGAAG gtcgtaATTCACCTCGGTGAAATTGCGGACATGGTGACAGAGCAGAATATG GGCCTTATCCATGCAGTTAACGAGGTTTTTTCCAGATGTCCATCACAGATTCTGTGTTTGGCATTTATGGAAGAACTTCAATAA